From one Mytilus edulis chromosome 1, xbMytEdul2.2, whole genome shotgun sequence genomic stretch:
- the LOC139519648 gene encoding trypsin-like: MMIKLLAICMLLGLTVGYRLKSRFLQNRLRPRYGPMSIVGGYDAYENSVPWQVSIKSSDFNHFCGGSLVKGKNGLAVVTAAHCVSDGTQASSIQVVVGRHSLAEQSASEKTYQVSEIKNHPQYNADTFDNDIAVLFVQGEISETEQVGPIQLPKEDSSVFNGQECLISGWGALKEGEEAPEILQEAWVDLFSNAMCYGKYNDGFNRNVMICGGKEEGGVDSCQGDSGGPFACFDDDWNPILVGVTSWGEGCARADKPGVYADVYKLKSWLKGVLGL, encoded by the exons ATGATGATCAAGCTACTTGCTATTTGTATGTTACTGGGACTAACAGTcg GATACCGGCTTAAATCAAGGTTCCTACAGAATCGACTAAGGCCACGATATGGACCCATGAGTATCGTCGGTGGTTACGATGCATATGAAAATTCTGTTCCATGGCAG gtttcTATCAAAAGTAGTGATTTCAACCACTTTTGTGGTGGCTCGTTggttaaaggaaaaaatggtttAGCCGTAGTTACTGCAGCGCATTGTGTCAGTGATGG aaCTCAGGCCTCAAGTATTCAGGTTGTAGTTGGAAGACATTCTTTAGCAGAGCAGTCTGCATCTGAGAAAACTTATCAAGTCAGCGAGATAAAAAATCATCCCCAATACAATGCGGACACCTTTGACAATGATATAGCGGTATTGTTTGTTCAAGGTGAAATATCAGAAACAGAACAAGTCGGACCGATTCAACTTCCGAAAGAAGATTCTAGTGTCTTTAATGGTCAGGAATGCTTAATTTCAGGATGGGGCGCTCTGAAAGAAG GAGAAGAAGCGCCTGAAATATTGCAAGAGGCTTGGGTTGATCTATTCTCTAACGCTATGTGTTATGGAAAGTACAATGATGGATTTAACAGGAATGTAATGATTTGTGGGGGTAAAGAAGAGGGAGGTGTTGATTCCTGTCAG GGTGATTCCGGAGGACCATTTGCATGCTTTGACGATGACTGGAATCCAATCCTTGTTG GCGTTACTAGCTGGGGAGAGGGCTGTGCTAGAGCTGATAAACCAGGGGTTTATGCAGATGTGTACAAGCTTAAAAGTTGGCTGAAAGGTGTGTTAGGTCTGTAA